A stretch of the Chiloscyllium plagiosum isolate BGI_BamShark_2017 chromosome 25, ASM401019v2, whole genome shotgun sequence genome encodes the following:
- the ufd1l gene encoding ubiquitin recognition factor in ER-associated degradation protein 1, with translation MFAFNMFDQAIPHAFRNRFSTQYRCYSVSMFAGSDRSDVEKGGKIIMPPSALDQLSRLNITYPMLFKLTNRKTDRMTHCGVLEFVAEEGICYLPHWMMQNLLLEEGGLVQVESVNLMVATYSKFQPQAPDFLDITNPKAVLENALRNFACLTTGDVIAINYNEKIYELRVMETKPDKAVSIIECDMNVDFDAPLGYKEPERHYQPEDSSDIESDHTAFVPIDLGFRAFTGAGNRLDGKKKGVDPSPAQINPEDIKRGIPNYEFKIGKITFIRNSRPQPKRIEEDSGTSRFIAFSGEGQSLRKKGRKP, from the exons TTTGCCTTCAATATGTTTGACCAGGCAATTCCACATGCCTTTCGGAATCGTTTCTCAACACAATACCGATGCTACTCAGTCTCAATGTTCGCGGGCAGTGATCGGTCAGATGTAGAGAAAGGAGGCAAAA TAATAATGCCACCATCTGCTCTGGATCAACTGA GTCGTCTGAATATTACATACCCAATGCTTTTCAAACTTACAAACAGAAAAACTGACCGAATGACACACTGTGGTGTCCTGGAATTTGTGGCAGAAGAAGGTATCTGTTACCTGCCTCACTGG ATGATGCagaacctgctgctggaggaagGGGGCCTCGTTCAGGTAGAGAGTGTGAACCTTATGGTTGCCACTTACTCCAAATTTCAGCCACAAGCTCCGGACTTCTTGGATATCACAAACCCAAAAGCTGT ATTGGAAAATGCCTTGAGGAACTTTGCCTGCTTAACTACAGGTGATGTCATTGCTATCAACTATAATGAGAAG ATCTATGAGCTTCGAGTCATGGAAACAAAACCAGATAAAGCTGTTTCCATCATCGAGTGTGATATGAAT GTAGATTTTGATGCTCCGTTGGGGTATAAAGAGCCCGAGAGACATTATCAGCCTGAAGACTCCTCG GATATAGAGTCTGACCACACTGCCTTTGTTCCAATTGATTTAGGTTTCAGG GCATTCACTGGTGCTGGGAATCGGCTAGATGGGAAGAAGAAAGGAGTTGATCCCAGTCCAGCACAAATCAACCCAGAAGATATTAAAAG AGGAATCCCAAACTACGAATTCAAAATAGGAAAAATCACCTTTATCAGGAACTCCCGACCACAGCCTAAGCGAATAGAGGAG GATTCTGGGACCAGCAGGTTTATCGCATTCTCTGGAGAAGGACAGTCTTTACGCAAGAAAGGAAGGAAGCCCTAG